A genomic segment from Phragmites australis chromosome 6, lpPhrAust1.1, whole genome shotgun sequence encodes:
- the LOC133922026 gene encoding uncharacterized protein LOC133922026, whose amino-acid sequence MDISPLAPVGFHLLAAGAGSPSPRTDGVTTGNTMNLTIHADFISSDASLLTGVVSRPSIWTGPFGADASAAFLGRWLPDYCRLLSKCWSCMKTGYLNKIFWC is encoded by the exons ATGGACATCTCCCCTCTGGCACCGGTCGGATTTCAcctgctcgccgccggcgcgggATCTCCCAGTCCCAG GACGGACGGAGTGACTACTGGGAATACTATGAACCTCACCATACATGCCGATTTCATCTCCAGTGATGCATCACTACTCACCG GAGTCGTATCAAGGCCGAGTATCTGGACAGGACCTTTTGGCGCTGATGCCTCAGCAG CTTTCCTGGGGCGCTGGCTGCCCGACTACTGTCGCCTTCTCTCCAAATGTTGGAGCTGCATGAAGACTGGGTATCTGAACAAAATCTTTTGGTGCTGA